The DNA region AAATTTAACAATAAGGTGTCTTCCAATTTAGGTTATACGGCTGTTATAACTGATATAGAGAATAAATGGAAACAAGTCTTTCCACAAAGTACCTTTAACTATACTTTTTTGGATAAGAAATTTGAAGCACAATATAACGAAGATGAAAAATTTAGTTCCGCATTTCAAATTTTTACCATATTAGCCATACTTATTGCCTCAATGGGACTTTTTGGACTGACTTCTTATACGTGTATTCAACGTAAAAAGGAAATAGGTATCCGTAAAGTAAATGGTGCTACTATTGGTCAAATTCTAAAACTATTAAATCAGGACTTTGTAAAATGGGTCGGGTTGGCATTTATTATGGCTATTCCTATTTCATGGTATGCTATGAGCAAATGGTTGGAAAGTTTTGCGTATAAAACAACCATAAGTTGGTGGATTTTTGCATTAGCGGGTATTGCAGCGTTGGTTATTGCCTTAATAACAGTAAGTTGGCAAAGTTTTAGAGCGGCTGTTGCAAACCCAGTAGAGGCTCTGAAGGATGAATAACAACTTAAATTAAACTTTATAATAATGAGAATAAAATTAATTTTCAGGAACATATGGAATCAACGTCCTTATAGTTTACTCAATTTATTTGGATTAAGTCTTGGCTTAAGTATATCGTTTATTGCATTGTTATATGTATTGGAAGAAACGGGGTATGATAGTTTTAATAGCAAACAAGAACAGATAGTTAGGGTCTTAGAAAAAGATATGGGCACTAATAATGTTGGGGAAATTTTAAATATTAAAAAAACAATCCTCTTTAAAGAAAATATTCCTGAAATAGAAGAAGTAATAAATTTCAGTACAGCATATGGAAATATAAAGGAAAGTACCATAGAAGGGGGATATTATGCTCAAACTGATATTGTAAAAGTTCTTGATTTTAACCTCTTAGAAGGGAGTTTTGATGATTTTGTTCAAAATCCTGACAAGTTGATTATTTCCGAAAAATTCGCCTTAAAACATTTAAAAAGTATTCATGTAGCTGGTCAATCCATAATACTAAATGAAGGTACGGAACAGGAAAAGAGTTATGTGATTGCTGCAGTATACAAGAACTTTCCAAAAAAGTCATCATTAAAACCGAACATGATTATCCCAATTGAGAATTATTGGGGTTATAAGAAACAAGTAGAAGATTTTTCAGTTGCTCGTTTTTCTTGCCTTTTTCTACTAACGAAAGATACTGACCCCATTCTTATATCTGAAAAAATGAAAGCGGTATCCAATGATAATTTTCCCAATGATGATATTGATTTCTTACTACAACCTTTAACAGAAATTCATCTCCATTCTTCTGATTACAACGAAAGTTTAAGTGATTCAGGATCAATTAACAAAGTGATTATTTACGCATCTATTGGCGGCTTAATATTGCTCATATCTTTAGCCAATTTTTTATTACTCAACACGGTTATTACCGAACGTAGATTAAAGGAAATTGCTATTAGAAAAACTAATGGTTTTGGAAAAATAGGTGTAATGAAAATGTTTATTGGTGAAGGGTTAATTCATAGTTTAATTGCCTCTTCTCTGGCATTGTCATTCATGACAGTAATACTGCCTTGGTTTAATGAATTCACTCAGAGCAATTTATCAACCAGCTTTTATACTAATCTTAGATTTATAAGTTTTTCAGCAATACTTTTAGGAGCAACTGGGATTGGATCTGGACTCTATTTTTCAAATTATATTAATAAATTTCAAGTCATTCATGTTTTACAAAATGGTAGAGTTAAGAAAAGTAACAACTTCTTTTTAAAAAATAACGCAGTTTTCATTCAAACAGCGGGTGTTGTGTTCTTGTTGTTTTTCTCAATAAGCATTTATCAACAAATTCAGTTTATGTTGAACTCTGATAAGGGTTATAAGGAAGATAACTTAATCTTACTTCCTTCAATGCGAATTGACATTACTGTATTAAAAGACCAAGTGTCTCAATCAAGTTTTATTGAAAAAGTGACTATGGGTACTATTTTACCATTAGCTGGAGGTAATGCATGGACAGATGTAAATCTAGTGTCTAATAAATCTACTAAAGTTACAATGGAAATGATTTACGGAGATGAAGATTATATTCCAACCTATAAAATTCCTTTAGTTTCAGGCAGAAATTTTTTTGAATTACAGCCGCAAGCTAAAAAAAGAGGAATTATCATTAATCAAACAGCAGTTAAACAATTAAGATTAAAAGATCCTATTGGAGTAGAAACTAATTTAGGGACTATTATTGGAGTTATGAATGATTTTAAATTTGAATCGTTCAAAAAACCTATAAGGCCTTTAGCACTTACATATTCAAAAACAAATGGAGCTAGTTACATTGTACGCTACGTTAATGGACATCGTGATGATGCTTTAGATTTAATAGTAAAAACCGTGGGTGAACATCCTGTCGGTCCAGATTATATTGAAAATTATGCCAATACTGTTCAAGATAAATTATATGGTGATGATTTAAGGTTAAGTAAATCTATTTTTGCACTAACTATCATGGCTATTTTGATAGCCTTAATCGGTATCTTAGGTATGGTTATGAACAAAACGGCTAGAATGACAAAGGAGATTGGGATCCGTAAGGTAAATGGTGCAAAATCTGAGCAAATCGTTTGGATGCTAAATAAATCATTTATGAAATGGATTGTTTTAGCATTTATATTAGCGAGTCCCATGGCCTATTATGTTGTAAGTGTTTGGTTGCAAAATTTTGCATATCAAGTTTCTTTTTCAGTATGGATATTCTTTCTTTTACTAATTATGGTAGTTGGTATTACATCAGCTGTTGTGAGTTTGCAAAGTTTTAGAGTAGCTATGGCTAATCCAGTGGAGGCGTTGAAAGATGAGTAAAAAAAGAATTAATTAAAAATATAGAAATCATGTTAAAACACAACATCTTACTTTTCTTTAGGAATATTAAAAGACAAAAAAGTTCTTTTTTAATCAATATAATTGGCCTATCCAGTGGTTTAGCCTGTGCTTTGTTAATTGCCCTTTGGATAAAAGATGAGTTGAGTGTGGATAAATTCTATGAAAACCATGACCGCATTTATCAAGTAGCCGAGAATGTAGAGTTTAGTGATGGTGTGCAAACAATGATCGAAAGTTCGGCTCCAATGGCGGAGTTTTTAGTAGAAAATATGCCTGAAGTGGAATACGCCGCTACCACTATTCAGCCAGACTGGTTCGGTAAGCACGTCTTATCGGTTGGGGACAAAAATCTAAAAGCACTAGGGCAACTGGTAAGCAAGGACTATTTCAATATATTCTCCTTTAATTTAATCCAAGGGGATAAAAAAGAGGTAATAGCGGATCCGAATTCTATAGTTATTTCCAAGGATTTGGCGTTAAAGTTGTTTGGGACAACTGAGAACGTCATAGGGAGTTCCATAGAATATGAAAAAAAACGACAATTCCAAGTTTCAGGAATTTTCGAAGGTACACCTACCAATTCAACAATGCAATTCGATTTCGTGCTGTCGGATAAGGCCTATAAAGATGAAGCACCTTGGAACTCGATAAATACAGATAGGTGGAACAGTACTGGACCTCAAGTATATGTGATGTTGAAGGAAGGAGCCAATATCGATGCACTAAAAACGAAAGTTGCAAAAATCAGAAAAGAAAGAAATGAAAATGACCCAAGAACATCAATTTTGATTCCATTTTCAGAACATTACTTACACGGAACATACCAGAATGGGAAACAAGTTGGCGGTAGAATTGAATATGTAAAACTATTCACAATTATTGCCATCTTAATATTGATTATTGCTTGTATCAATTTCATGAACCTGTCAACGGCAAGAGCTTCTAAAAGATTAAAAGAAATTGGAGTTAAGAAAGCTGTTGGTGCAAAACGTAAGTCATTTGTATTCCAATTCTTGAGTGAATCAATTTTCATGTCTTTTATCGCTCTAATTATTGCATTGATAATAGTAGCATTTTTTCTTCCGCATTTCAATACGATAATCGGAAAACAATTAACATTGAGTTTTGACCTAAACCTTATTTCCATAACACTTGGTATAACTTTGTTTACAGGTATCATTGCAGGAAGCTATCCTGCAGCTTATCTTTCAGGGTTTAATGCTCTAACTGTTCTAAAAGGGCAGCTGAATCAATCTCTAGGAGAATTATGGACGCGAAAAGGATTGGTAGTGATTCAATTTTCTCTTTCCATTATTTTAATCGTATCAGTTATCGTAGTTTATAAGCAGATTGAATTTGCCCAAAATCAAAATTTAGGATATAATAAGGATAATATTGTCTATTTCAAGGCTGAAGGTAAGATAAAAGAAAAGTTGCCGACATTTTTGGCAGAACTAAAAAAATCAACGGGAATAAAAAATGCATCAAGTACTACACATAGCATGGTTGGTCACAACTGGAGTACTTCTTTGGAGTGGGAAGGGAAGGATCCTGATAATGAGACAAACTTTCAGATTGTAGGGGTAGATTATGATTTTATTGAAACTATGGATATGGAAATAATAGCTGGGCGTGGTTTTAATAGGGCTTTTGGGGACAGCATCGGAATGATATTTAACGAAACGGCAATAAAAGCTATGGGTTTGAAAGACCCCATCGATAAACTTGTTGAAGGTAGAATACCAATAATAGGAGTCGTAAAAGATTTCCATTTTAAATCATTACATGATAGAGTAGAACCTTTGTTCATGGCTATCATGCCCCAAGTAAACAAAGTTATGGTACGTATCGAGGCCGGAAAAGAAAAAGAGGCTATCAACAAAATCCAAGAGGCTTATCAAACCTTTAATCCCGGGTTTCCTTTCGAATACGAATTCTTGGACGAAAACTATAACGCTCTTTATGAATCTGAACAACGTGTGGCTACTTTGTCAAAATATTTTGCGGGTATGGCAATTCTTATCTCCTGTTTGGGCTTATTCGGATTGGCTATTTTTACCGCCGAAAGAAGAAGGAAAGAAATAAGCATTAGAAAAGTATTAGGCCAAACGGCATCGCAAGTTACCGTAATGTTATCTAGCGAGTTTGCGAAATTAGTTTTGATATCAATTGTAATTGCACTACCTATAGCTTACTTATTGGCTAATAATTGGCTTTCAGGTTTTGCTTATAGAATCCCCTTACAAATATGGTATTTTTTAGGTGCGGGCGTCGTGGCTTTATTAGTTGCCATATTAACAGTAGGGAGCCAAGCTATTCGTGCTGCAAATAAAAATCCAGTTGACGCCTTGAGAGAAGGTTAGTATTGACAATAAAACAAACTAAAAAATCACATCTTTCAAATAAACATATAAAATCATTCATCATGAAAAAAACAATTCTTTTATTAATATTCGCACTTTCGTTTTATTTTTCCGTACAATCCCAAAATTTAGACTATTCATTTAAGGAAACTTTTAAAGTCGAAAAACCATTAAATTTAACAATTTCTTCAAATAATAGCGATATTGAGGTAATAGCTAACGAGGGCTACGACGTGATCGTTTTCTACACCGTTACCAAGTTGGACGAGGTCTTAAAGGTAACCAAAAAGGAACTGGAAGTTATGACCAAAGGTCAATGGAAATTAGATATTCTAGACACCTCCAAAAGTTTGGAAATAAAAGTTGTAAGTACAGTTAAAAATGGTTTTACCCGTCCCGAAGATAAAATCGATGTTCATTTTAAAGTATATGTTCCAAGGGAAACAAGCACGGAGTTGACATCAAATGATGGAAACATTAAAGTACAAGGACTGGCTTTGGACCAAAAATGTATCTCTAGTGATGGCAATATTCACTTAACTGATTTAAATGGAAAGGTGTATGCACAAACCTCCGATGGAAACATTATTTTGAATAATGTTACTGGAATTGTGGAAAGTATTACCCATGATGGTAGGGTTATCAACAATGAAAATAAGAAATCTAAATAATATAAAAACTATGCTATTACAATTAAACAACATTTTTAAATGGGTAAATTCAGGTGGACAACGTATTTTTCTGTTAAAAGATATTAATCTAGAAGTTGAAGAAGGAGAGTTTATTTCCGTAATGGGGCCTTCGGGTTCTGGAAAATCAACCTTGCTCAATATTATTGGTATGTTAGATGGCTTTGATGAAGGTGAATATAACTTTATGGACGAGTCAGTCCATACGTTAAAGGAGAAACATCGTGCCAATTTGTATAAACAATATATCGGTTTTGTTTTTCAGGCGTATCATTTAATAGATGAATTGACTGTTTATGAAAACTTAGAAATGCCTTTATTGTATAAAAAAATAAGTGGTTCAGAACGTAAAGCTTTGGTTGCTGATATGTTGGATCATTTTAATATTGTAGGCAAACAAAAATTGTTTCCTACGCAATTAAGCGGTGGTCAACAACAATTGGTCGGGGTTGCCAGAGCCTTAATTGGAAATCCGAAATTAATATTGGCGGATGAACCTACGGGGAATTTGAACTCTAAACAGGGTGAAGAAATAATGGAAATATTTAAGCAATTAAATAAGGAGGGTGTAACTATCATTCAAGTAACACATTCTGAAAAAAATGCGGAATATGGCTCACGAATTATTAATTTGTTGGATGGTAGAATGGTTTAGGTTTCGACTCCGCTCAACCTGACAACCATATGTAAAATTTTTATTTTAGATAAATAGATTCACTTTAAATCAATCCAACCTTACGTTTCCAATCTTCAAAGAATTTGGGTGCTGTCAAAGCCAATTCCCCATCATCATTCGTAAAAACTTGAACGGTTTCTCCTGTGCAAACTATTTTACCTTCGGGATTAAAAATTTTATAGATAAATGTCATTTTCGCAGCAGGTGAATCGATAAAAGTAGTTTCAATAGTGGCTATATCTCCATATTTTAAAGGTAGTTTGTGCTCGCAAGACGATTTTACAATAGGTGTTGCAAAACCGTTTGCTTTTACATCTAAATAGGAAATGCCATGTGCCCTGCCAAAAGCCTCCCTTCCGTCTTCAAAATAGGTAATGTAATTGCCATGCCAAACGATACCCAATGGGTCAGTTTCGTTAAAACGAACACGAATTTCTGATTTAATACTCAACTTATTCATACCATTCTTTTCTTTTTATCATACCAAATAGAAATTGTCACCGTAATTATAAAAAACAACAATAACAATCCTATTTCTGGTACTATTTCGGCAATACCACCATTACGCAATAATACATCATAAAAGGCATTTAAGCCCCAATTCATCGGTGAAATATTAGATAATAGTTGCATAAATTCTGGCATTAAAAATACAGGTACCCAAACACCTCCAATAGCGGCGAGAATTACTACCATTGTTGCTCCTAAAGGGGCCGATTGTTCGGGAGTAGTGGCCAAAGTCCCCAATAAA from Aureibaculum sp. 2308TA14-22 includes:
- a CDS encoding ABC transporter ATP-binding protein — protein: MLLQLNNIFKWVNSGGQRIFLLKDINLEVEEGEFISVMGPSGSGKSTLLNIIGMLDGFDEGEYNFMDESVHTLKEKHRANLYKQYIGFVFQAYHLIDELTVYENLEMPLLYKKISGSERKALVADMLDHFNIVGKQKLFPTQLSGGQQQLVGVARALIGNPKLILADEPTGNLNSKQGEEIMEIFKQLNKEGVTIIQVTHSEKNAEYGSRIINLLDGRMV
- a CDS encoding ABC transporter permease, with protein sequence MRIKLIFRNIWNQRPYSLLNLFGLSLGLSISFIALLYVLEETGYDSFNSKQEQIVRVLEKDMGTNNVGEILNIKKTILFKENIPEIEEVINFSTAYGNIKESTIEGGYYAQTDIVKVLDFNLLEGSFDDFVQNPDKLIISEKFALKHLKSIHVAGQSIILNEGTEQEKSYVIAAVYKNFPKKSSLKPNMIIPIENYWGYKKQVEDFSVARFSCLFLLTKDTDPILISEKMKAVSNDNFPNDDIDFLLQPLTEIHLHSSDYNESLSDSGSINKVIIYASIGGLILLISLANFLLLNTVITERRLKEIAIRKTNGFGKIGVMKMFIGEGLIHSLIASSLALSFMTVILPWFNEFTQSNLSTSFYTNLRFISFSAILLGATGIGSGLYFSNYINKFQVIHVLQNGRVKKSNNFFLKNNAVFIQTAGVVFLLFFSISIYQQIQFMLNSDKGYKEDNLILLPSMRIDITVLKDQVSQSSFIEKVTMGTILPLAGGNAWTDVNLVSNKSTKVTMEMIYGDEDYIPTYKIPLVSGRNFFELQPQAKKRGIIINQTAVKQLRLKDPIGVETNLGTIIGVMNDFKFESFKKPIRPLALTYSKTNGASYIVRYVNGHRDDALDLIVKTVGEHPVGPDYIENYANTVQDKLYGDDLRLSKSIFALTIMAILIALIGILGMVMNKTARMTKEIGIRKVNGAKSEQIVWMLNKSFMKWIVLAFILASPMAYYVVSVWLQNFAYQVSFSVWIFFLLLIMVVGITSAVVSLQSFRVAMANPVEALKDE
- a CDS encoding DUF4097 family beta strand repeat-containing protein encodes the protein MKKTILLLIFALSFYFSVQSQNLDYSFKETFKVEKPLNLTISSNNSDIEVIANEGYDVIVFYTVTKLDEVLKVTKKELEVMTKGQWKLDILDTSKSLEIKVVSTVKNGFTRPEDKIDVHFKVYVPRETSTELTSNDGNIKVQGLALDQKCISSDGNIHLTDLNGKVYAQTSDGNIILNNVTGIVESITHDGRVINNENKKSK
- a CDS encoding ABC transporter permease, which encodes MLKHNILLFFRNIKRQKSSFLINIIGLSSGLACALLIALWIKDELSVDKFYENHDRIYQVAENVEFSDGVQTMIESSAPMAEFLVENMPEVEYAATTIQPDWFGKHVLSVGDKNLKALGQLVSKDYFNIFSFNLIQGDKKEVIADPNSIVISKDLALKLFGTTENVIGSSIEYEKKRQFQVSGIFEGTPTNSTMQFDFVLSDKAYKDEAPWNSINTDRWNSTGPQVYVMLKEGANIDALKTKVAKIRKERNENDPRTSILIPFSEHYLHGTYQNGKQVGGRIEYVKLFTIIAILILIIACINFMNLSTARASKRLKEIGVKKAVGAKRKSFVFQFLSESIFMSFIALIIALIIVAFFLPHFNTIIGKQLTLSFDLNLISITLGITLFTGIIAGSYPAAYLSGFNALTVLKGQLNQSLGELWTRKGLVVIQFSLSIILIVSVIVVYKQIEFAQNQNLGYNKDNIVYFKAEGKIKEKLPTFLAELKKSTGIKNASSTTHSMVGHNWSTSLEWEGKDPDNETNFQIVGVDYDFIETMDMEIIAGRGFNRAFGDSIGMIFNETAIKAMGLKDPIDKLVEGRIPIIGVVKDFHFKSLHDRVEPLFMAIMPQVNKVMVRIEAGKEKEAINKIQEAYQTFNPGFPFEYEFLDENYNALYESEQRVATLSKYFAGMAILISCLGLFGLAIFTAERRRKEISIRKVLGQTASQVTVMLSSEFAKLVLISIVIALPIAYLLANNWLSGFAYRIPLQIWYFLGAGVVALLVAILTVGSQAIRAANKNPVDALREG
- a CDS encoding acyl-CoA thioesterase — protein: MNKLSIKSEIRVRFNETDPLGIVWHGNYITYFEDGREAFGRAHGISYLDVKANGFATPIVKSSCEHKLPLKYGDIATIETTFIDSPAAKMTFIYKIFNPEGKIVCTGETVQVFTNDDGELALTAPKFFEDWKRKVGLI